Below is a genomic region from Triticum dicoccoides isolate Atlit2015 ecotype Zavitan chromosome 5A, WEW_v2.0, whole genome shotgun sequence.
TGAATCCTGGTGTAATAATCCTCTATGTATGAAATCATCTAGTTTTCTACGGATCCTCTATGTATGAACCCACTGATGCACCTGCTCTTTGTATGGACCCTTAATGAATTCAGTATCAGTGCCTACATGTGTTTAAACAAGTACTTTGGGTATCTTCTTTGCTCACCACAGTCTAACCAAACAGATCGTATGAAGTTTAGCCAaaccaattggttcatcataacacACCAAACAAGTAACATAATTTAATTTAGTACCACATAAGTATTAATGACATTGCTAACTAACCTACTATATTCCTAATATCTTACAATTATGCAGACTGACACTACAGATCAATGAGCATTTGCTAAACTACCATTAAATGCAAAGGGTACCTCACTTGGCAATACTTAATTAGTGCTAGGTTAAGTGGCCAGTGATCAAGGAAGCACCAACAAAACAATGTCAATTCTACACTCTATATACCAGTGTCACCGCATCATCTACTCTACTCTTCCATTTCAGTTACATGTGCTACATAGACACAATGACAGTTTTTCGAAACAACAAACCACTCCAACAGTTCTACATCCGAAAGTTCAATTCCACAAAAGCTTGATCTGCTGCTAACTTACCTGCACATAACAACCTGCtactgggacccacctgtcataagcCTACTTAAAACATAACCATTCAGTTAATAGAGTTTTTTGAAATAACAAAAACAATTTTGTGATAGTTTTTTGAGAATTTTAAAAAGAGGACGTTTCTTTGGAATCCCAGCCCCAAAAGTTGTACTTTTTAGCTATATTCTTTGTTACATTGCATGTCAATGTGAACCCTCTTGAAAACTAAAGGCCAATCTTTCTACGGAGGATATGAAATAGTTAATGGCCTCTTTGATCCGTATGAATCTAAAAAAAAAACAGGAAAACAAAAGGCAGAACATTGTAACTTGTGAATGGGATTCCAATAGAGTATTGCACTGGTTGAATTTGCACCATATTGTGTGTGTTCGATTATAACATAGGGAATACAAAAATAATCTTTTCAAtcggtagtactaaaaagaaatatAGTGGAACAAATCCTTAGAAAAAAACTCTATATGGCTCAGCCTACAAAACAAACAACCCACATTGCAAAAAATACTTATGCTGCAATGTGCAAATTTCTTATGAAATTGTTCTGACAACACATGTCCTAGTTACATAGGTATTATTGCTGGTATTGATGCATATATTTTCCCCCTTGTGGAATTTTCGAATTTCCATCTTCTCtttttttgagagagaaaccaTCTTTCCCAATTTTTATAACATTTCAGGAACTAAAGATTTTCCAACCAATAAATTGTGTTGTACTATTGACCTTGTCTGTATAAACTTCAGCACGGTATTGACCTTGTGTGATCTATTCAAAGTCGCCACAAAGGCCTTGTGTGTAGGTCGCCTCTCCCACCGAAAGAATAATCGATCTTTACGAGATACACATGTGTCAAAtctagggtttgatctctagtgaGCTGAGGGTGCAACAACGCTTCTAATCATCTAACCACATATTACAGTTGATTATTTGATCAACTATGGCACATTGATATATACATTTTGTCATCTTATTCGCGAATGAGACAGTGGTGCCGATTTCACCTTGGAGCTTGGAGAAATATCCAAACTGTATATACGCCGAAGATACACAGTAGTGCAGTACTGCCAGAGCAAGGGCACCTTCGCGAGGCACCATGACGACGCCAGTTGAAAAATGATGGCAGGAACGAAACGGTTGAGCAGATCGAAGCTGCAGCGCCGGCCAGCTCCCCTCCTCACCTATACACAGAAAATTGTAGCTATCACCTAGGCCCTAGCTACCTCGACCACACAACACAAAGCGCTACCCTTTTTGGATTGACGACGCTCGCACAAACACTCTCAATCTGGCCAACAACCAACCTAATGTCCTAATCACAACGTTTACCCGGGGATATAAATTGCCAGGCATTGACCCATGTTCATACATCGCAGCAGAGCAGAAGCAACATCTTGCAACCAGCACACCGCACACGTACGAGAGAATACTATCTCTGACTAGTACAACCGCTAGCTCTAGCCATGGCTTCCAGCGCGAGCATGTTGGCCATGATCATGGCGTGCGCGCTCCTCCtggccggcagcacctgcaacgccgCTCGCAACCTGGCCGACACGACCCCCGCGGCTGCCGCTCCGGCTGCTAGCGCCGTCCCTGGCCTGCCGGCCGTGCCGACCTTGCCTGCCGTGCCCACGGACACGGTCACCCTGATGCCACCCATGCCGTCCGTCACCCTACCCACGGTGCCGCAGGTGACACTGCCGCCCATGCCCTCCATCGTCGTGCCCAAGGCGGTCCTGCCGCCCATGCCCAAGGTCACCCTCCCCACCGTGCCGCAGGTGACCATGGCGCCGATGCCCGCTATTGTCATTCCCAAGGTGACGCTGCCGCCCTTGCCGTTCGTCCCGACTGTGAACGTGCCTATGCCGTTCGCGGCGCCGCCCCCGTCAGCGTAGGCACGTCCACGCAACGGTGCTGTCGCCCTGTCCACATCTACGATAGGGTGCCGTTCGTGTGAGAGTGGCGCCAGGTCACTCCGTGGACACGACGTACATTTTCTTGCATGCAAGCTTGGTGTTTTATATGCGATGTATCACAGATTTCACAGTATCAGTAATTGTTGCCTTTCTTTTACGTCCCAGAGTATATGTATTGGTAGTGTTTGAATGTTGAGAATTTTGTCCCATTGTATGTATTTCTTGATCTTCTTAAATACAATTTACTATTTCAGATATGTTATCTTTGTCTTTTATAACTCTAATAATGAGTGATTGTACAATTGTCTCAGTCCTCTGAGGTGCTGCAAAATATAAGAGAGGTCATCTAGCTCTTTCTGAGCTAACCATTAGGaattttgtttattttttcctGCACCAAAAGTAATAGTGAATTGCCCAAAAATTTAAAAGTGCAATTGCACCCCAAAAAATGTGACTGAAAAGTTGCAAATTGCACAAAGTAGTGCAATTACAACAAAAGAGATGATAACACGAAATAGTGCAAATTGCATAAGGGAGAGTAATTACAAAAAATGCAATTGCACTAAAATAAAAGTACAATTATACAAAAGTTGCGCCAAATATAAAAATGATTGAACCATACAATAGTGTAACTTCACCGAAAGCGCAAATGCACACAAGATTTTAATTGCTTACAAAAACTAGATTTGCACCTTAAAACTGAAGATGGACAATTTATTCCCATACACGATAGACGAAAACAACTACAAAAGATAGAAAAAATATAGGTGCCAAAGATAAATTAGTGAAACCCATTTGGAAACAAAAATAAACACAAACATTCATATATTTCTTTTGTAGGGGAAACAAACATTAGTAGTActtcctcggttccaaattacttgaTGTTCTCGTTTTATTCTAAATCAACCTTTTTAATGTTTACTATAATCAAGTATATTGAAAAGTATGCTAAGATTTAGAATATCAAATAGGCTGTAATCAAGTAGATATAGTATGCAAATATATTTTGTGAACAATCTAATGAAACTAATTTGGTGCTGTAGATGTTAATATATTTTTATCTAAGCTTATTCAAAGTTAAAAAAAATTGACTTAGGATAAAGCTAATACTTGAAACAAGCTGGAACGGGAGAAAATAACAATGCAGCttgatttattttattttcgaGCAAACAATGTAGCTTGATGGTAAGGGCTTACTGACCAAACTGGCAGTTGGCGGTGTCAAAGCCCAATAAGTTTTTCTTACAGATTCAGAGTTCAATCGGTGAGCATACTCAAAGGAAGTGGCAGATTGCAGATTCAAGGCCCAGTAGGTTTGCACgcttttcaaattatttttctcaaaGCACACAACAAACTCAAACCTAATTGCATAACAGCCACCTGGATTTTAGCAAATCCGCCTGCTAGTTCCTCATGTTTTTCTCAAAAATAAAGAACAACTCGAATAAATGCAGATCAATTAAAAACACAGAGCAACTTGAAAATAAGTGCAAATCTGACAGCAGGAAGATTAACAGTCTTTTATTCAAAATCATTCGCATTGGTTTTAGCAAACCTACATGCTTATTCCTCCTGGCCAAGTCGTCCATTGACAATGGATGCGACAAGGAAAATTTCGAAACTCCGAGTCTTCCTAAAGAAATAGAGTGGGTCACTGTTGGTTTGTGCACGTGTGTTCGACGCGCTTTTGTGATGTCTGCCGCCCCATCGGCAGGAGCGGGTGTGGTCATGGTGTCTCGAGAATGGGCATGGCCCTGTGGTGCCATTGTTTTACTGATGATTTTATTCTATGAGTTGAGTAATTACAAGttattcacccgcaaaaaaaagtttTAGTGGGTTTGGTCTCATTTGTATCCCTTTTTACCTAGTTTTCCGTAATAAACTGAAAACAATTTTTTAAAACAAAATCTATAtaaaaaaatgagaccaaccctCGTTGGTTTTTCTTTATAGGAGAAACTCCGTCAGCAAATAACAATGCAGcttgatttattttattttcaagCAAACAATGTAGCTTGATGGTAATGGCTTACTGACCAAACTGGCTGTTGGCGGTGTCAAAGCCCAATAAATTTTTCTTACAGATTCAGAGTTCAATCGGTGAGCATACTCAAAGGAAGTGGCAGATTGCAGATTCAAGGCCCAGTAGGTTTGCACgcttttcaaattatttttctcaaaGCACACAACAAACTCAAATCTAATTGCATAACAGCCACCTGGATTTTAGCAAATCCGCCTGCTAGTTCCTCATGTTTTTCTCAAAAATAAAGAACAACTCGAATAAATGCAGATCAATTAAAAACACAGAGCAACTTGAATATAAGTGAAAATCTGACAGCAGGAAGATTAACAGTCTTTTATTCAAAATCATTCACATTGGTTTTAGCAAACCTACATGCTTATTCCTCCTGGCCAAGTCGTCCATTGACAATGGATGCGACAAGGAAAATTTCGAAACTCTGAGTCTTCCTAAAGAAATAGAGTGGGTCGCTGCTGGTTTGTGCACGTGTGTTCGACGTGCTTTTGTGTTGTCTGCCGCCCCGTCGGCAGGAGCGGGTGTGGTCATGGTGTCTCGAGAATGGGCATGGCCCTGTGGTGCCATTGTTTTACTGATGATTTTATTCTATGAGTTGAGTAATACAAGttattcacccgcaaaaaaaaagttttAATGGGTTTGGTCTCATTTGTATCCTTTTTACCTAGTTTTCCATAATAAACTGAAAACAATTTTTTAAAACAAAATCTATataaaaaatgggaccaacccaaggGCTAACCCTCGTTGGTTTTTCTTTATAGGAGAAACACCGTCAGCACCGCGCGTCCGTGCCAAGACTTGAATTTGGGTGGGCTGGCAGCAGGGGCGGACCTAGGACAAAACTTACCCGGTGTCCCATGTACAATAGAACAGGCATATCATATTAAATAAAAGTATATATTAATGCATTTCTACAACATTATATTTAAAACCGATCAACATTTTAATCATTCATTGATCACTCTTGCTTTTTTTTAGAAATGCTTCCTTCTACGACATGTAATTTGATAGTTATTATTTGATATTTGCGCTTGATAATTTATATTTGGGCAGAGAAGATTAAACCATGAAAGAATATGTATCTAATACTTGGTTTTTTTTCGCGGGTTAATACTTGAATTGCACGGTTGTAAAAGTAAGCTTACTTTGGTGTGTCTAGTCTTCCGAGAATCGTCCAGCACAAATGTTGATCACCTTAGGATTGTGATCCGACCTCCACTTTGTGAATAAATTTTGAATATTTCATGCAATTGTTTTTATAATTATTTCAATGATTCAACCATTAACACAATTAAGAGGCCTTGCCCTAATCCTCAAGGATTTGAGGaacaagaattacaatctagaacaAACACGTCGCATTGAGGTCCTTACTTCTTATGATTTACCTTACATTTCCTCCGCTGCTTCGGCCACTCGACAAGATTTGGGGACGGCGGTGTCAAAGTGAATATGGCGACCTGAGTGCCAATCCAGGCGATGGATTAATTTTATTTCGAGCGACACGGAGAGGCGTATGAAATTTTTTGtttgttttagattttttttttttgagaaattgttTGTTTTAGATGAGAGCCTTTTTTCTAGAATTAGATGAGTGATTTTTTTAGAAATAATTAGATTTTTTAGGGTTGAGAAATAATTAGATGAGAGCCTGGTCGATCAATTTAGCTTTTTTTTAGAGGTGGTCGATCGATTTAGTTGCCGCTCTGGGTGCCTCGCTCGCTGCTAAGATTGGGCCTCGCATTGGCTTGATTTTTATTTGACGGATTCGCCCTGGCTAGTTTTTTTTTAGTGGTATTCgtactggtagttgttgaatgggcCGGCTTGTTGTACCGGTGTCCAGGTAATGAAATTACGGGGTGTCCCAACCGTATATGGGCTATATATGTATAGAGGTAAAACATTTTTCTACCCGATGTCCTGTGACACCCCTTGGCCCAACGTGGGTACGCCCCTGGCTGGCAGCAACCTCAGCTGCCCAACCAACGGGTCAACACCCTATCCTCAAAACAAAATCTATATAGAAAGGGTAAAAATGCCGTGCGTTTGGAAAAGAAAGTAGGAAAACAGAGTGAAGCAGGTACGATACAATCGACCAGTGACTTGCAACTAGAGACACTCCCGTAGCATGAAAATCTATGATGCTACCAGCAGATTCTACAAGTCAATCCCACGAATGGCACTGTGTTTTGAAGATATACAATACCGTCAATGCACCTTCGCGCGAGGACGTGTGACTAAGGCAGTTGAGAAATGATGGTACGAATAATCATAGACGGTTGAGCAAATCGAAGCTGCAGAGCCGGCCAGCTCTTCACCTAAACCAAGAAAATTGTAGCTACCACCTCTACGTACCTCGACCACACAAAGCACCTCCCTTTTTGGACTGACGACGCACGCACAGACATTCTGAATCTGCCCAACAACCGACCTAATCACACGATCACTTCGAACTGTATAAATTTCCAGCCATTGACCCATGTTCATACAACGCAGCAGAGCACAAGCAACATCTTGCAGTCACCTGCtacacaaaagagagagagagaaccatctCTCAACAGTTCTCCTTCGCTAGTTCTAGCGATATGGCTTCCAACGCGAGCATGTTGGCCGTGATCATGGCGTGCGCGCTCCTCCTCGCCGGCAGCATGTGCCACGCCGCCCGCAACCTGGCCGACACTACGCCGGCGGCTGCCGCTCCGGCTGCTAGCGCCGTCCCTGGCCTGCCGGCCATGCCGACCTTGCCTGCCGTGCCCACGGACACGGTCACCCTGATGCCACCCATGCCATCCGTCACCCTACCAACGGTGCCGCAGGTGACACTACCGCCCATGCCCTCCATCGTCGTGCCCAAGGCGGTCCTGCCGCCCATGCCCAAGGTCACCCTCCCCACCGTGCCGCAGGTGACCATGGCGCCGATGCCCGCGATTGTCGTGCCCAAGGTGACCCTGCCGCCGTTGCCATTCATCCCGAATGTGAACGTGCCTATGCCGTTCGCGGCACCACCCCCGTCAGCGTAGACGCACCCACGCGGCGGTGCTCTTGCCCTGTCCACGATAGGGCGCCGTTCATCTGAGTGTGGCGTCAGGTCACTCCGTGGACATGGCGTACATTTCCTTACATGGAAGCTCGGTGTTTTGTATGCGATGTATCACAGTATCAGTAATTCTTGCTTTTTTTTACGTCTCAGTAGTATATGTATTGGTAGTGTTTGAATGTTGAGGGTTTTGTCCCATTGTATGTATTTCTTGATCTTCTTAAATACACACTATTTACCGTATGTTATCTTTGTCTTTTATAACTCTAATAACAGGATCCGTAAAAAAAAACTCTGGGTGAGGGTACAATTTTCACTTTCCTGTCAGGTGCTCCAAAATACAGTAAAAGAGAGGTCATTTAGCTCTTTTTGAGCCAGCCAAAGAAATTGTGAATTACAAAAATAAAGTGCAAGTTGCACAAAGTAGAGCAATTACTCCAAAAGGCAAAATTACACAAAATAGTGCAAATTGCATAAGAGAGTGTAATTGCACAAAATAAAAGTACAATGCAAAAGGTGTAGTTGCCCAAAAGAATAAATACGGTTGAACCATACAAATGTGTAACTGCACAAAAAGGCGCAAAtgcacaaaagatttttattgcaGACAAAAATTATAATTGCTCCCAATAACTGAAATGGACAATTTATTTCCATACCCGGTAGACAAAAATAActacaaaagaaagaaaataatagGTGCCCAAGATGAATAACTAAAACTCTTTTGGAAAAACAAACACAAACATTCTTTACTTTCTTTTGTAGGGTAACTAACATTCTTTACCAAATTACTTGATGTTCTCGGTTTGTCCTAAATCCAACTTTTTATAGTTCAACTGTCGGGAATATGTAGCAACATATGCCAGGAGGTGGCTAATCATGAAGAGGGACAAGAGTACATCGCCGGGCTCTAGAGGCGGGAGTGAGCGAGAGCGCATACGCCTGCGAATCTtttccaggttcggggctctccgtggagataacacctctagtcctgctctgcagggtcttcGCACGATGACTATCGTCAATAGAGTAGCTAcaagattgctccttgagctgtttcggctagaggaggaggaagagcaaggCTAGCCCTAACTTCTCCttctacatgtgtgtgtgtgtaatgGCTAGGATTCTGAAACCCCTTGCATGGGGAAgcccgaggggtttatataggcctacccccaagggtacaatggtaatccggccgggtgtaggacccggccgTCAGCGTCTCTGGGCGCCGGCTTCTCCTCCGGCTGCTAGGGCCCACCTCTTGGTGGATCCCGCCGGCTGTAGTGTACTCGGCCGACAGGCCGggcccgccgcttgcgggtcttgctGATCGCTTTATACTGTAGCCTTGCTACTNNNNNNNNNNNNNNNNNNNNNNNNNNNNNNNNNNNNNNNNNNNNNNNNNNNNNNNNNNNNNNNNNNNNNNNNNNNNNNNNNNNNNNNNNNNNNNNNNNNNNNNNNNNNNNNNNNNNNNNNNNNNNNNNNNNNNNNNNNNNNNNNNNNNNNNNNNNNNNNNNNNNNNNNNNNNNNNNNNNNNNNNNNNNNNNtggctacagtcccgccgcctggcgggcgctcACTGTAGCCATACCCCGTCTCATCTGGTTAATGGCACACAAACTTTGAGGGAAGggagggccgcctgctaggagtcggccagcCCTTGACGCCGCCTTATTGGGGTTCGCCGCCTTCTGGTGGCTCgtggacaggtagggcccgccgcctgcgggctgtACCGACCGCCCATCGTGGGAGCGTGGCTCCCTACGTCGTAGGTGATGTCACGGGCTGCATGGAAACAGTGCCCCGCCGGGTGAGGGGTGTCCGCTTGGTACGCCCGTACTATGGCCACGCTCAGCCCTAGATTCGGGGTGGCAGgttgtactgtagccacgccccgtctaatTGCTATaaatgggtgcaaactttgaggtggcaCGGGGCCGCCTGCTAGATGCCAGCCCCATGGGGGCGTCTATTGGGGGCGCGCCGTCTCCTGGCAGCCGGCCGTCGGACCAGACGGCCCGAAGGGTCGGCCTTTCGTCCGCGAGGTGTGAGGGCGCAGTCagtcccgatgtcttgaaatatcatgGAGAGCTGATGAGGCTACCCGTGGttatttactccgatagtagtcccaaaAACTGGTGGGGTGTCGCGGCTGAAAGTCAAGGAGCCTGAGCAGCTTCCTTCTCCGAGTATCTGGTAATCTTGCTTCGTCCGCCTTCTGGAAACGCCGACTGCTAGGAACCGCCCATGGAGCGGCCGGCTGACTGGCAAATTCAAAATGTTGAAGTAGAGGCCGGGTGGCTTGCCAGCCGGGTGGTAGGCTTGCCGCCCGTTGCTCATTTGCCACGCGGCGCCAGCAGAACAGgccagcctgccagcccacgcgcgcgatgggacgtcgccgcaggcccgggcccgccactataGGACCCCGGCGCgcgcggatccgttgcggccgaggCTGACGGTTGCCCTTTTGGGGCGTAGTAACTCCGCGCCGTTATGGCGCGGAAGGTGCGGGGGCGTGGGAGaagtgggcacagttaatcccacgttcCCCCACGTCTCGCCCCCTCGGTTCCGCCGCCACAGCCTATAAGAGAGGGGAGGAGGGTGTGGTGGAACGCACGCGNNNNNNNNNNNNNNNNNNNNNNNNNNNNNNNNNNNNNNNNNNNNNNNNNNNNNNNNNNNNNNNNNNNNNNNNNNNNNNNNNNNNNNNNNNNNNNNNNNNNNNNNNNNNNNNNNNNNNNNNN
It encodes:
- the LOC119298092 gene encoding RNA-binding protein 12-like yields the protein MASSASMLAMIMACALLLAGSTCNAARNLADTTPAAAAPAASAVPGLPAVPTLPAVPTDTVTLMPPMPSVTLPTVPQVTLPPMPSIVVPKAVLPPMPKVTLPTVPQVTMAPMPAIVIPKVTLPPLPFVPTVNVPMPFAAPPPSA
- the LOC119303405 gene encoding protein PELPK1-like, translated to MASNASMLAVIMACALLLAGSMCHAARNLADTTPAAAAPAASAVPGLPAMPTLPAVPTDTVTLMPPMPSVTLPTVPQVTLPPMPSIVVPKAVLPPMPKVTLPTVPQVTMAPMPAIVVPKVTLPPLPFIPNVNVPMPFAAPPPSA